A region of Desulfolithobacter dissulfuricans DNA encodes the following proteins:
- the prfB gene encoding peptide chain release factor 2 (programmed frameshift) — protein MAQLIDASEAKQKLQDLKGRMLALKEHLDLAGKKEEAARLEKETMDPEFWNDQARAKKVQKELGQLQDIIAVWEKNFEDLEEADMLLDMAVEERDAETYDEVVSSLDELRQRVDVVEVQCMFSGEHDMNNAILTIHAGAGGTEAQDWVDMLMRMYLRWAEDKGFKTDVLDHLPGDEAGTKSVTILIKGKYAFGYLRSEVGIHRLVRISPFDTSGRRHTSFASVMVLPELDDTIEIDINEKDLRIDTYRASGAGGQHVNKTDSAIRITHLPTGIVVQCQNERSQHRNKDMAMKMLMARLYEKEKEEQAKEQENLHGDKKEIAWGSQIRSYVLQPYRMIKDHRTDHEEGNVDAVLDGRLDPFIKSYLLWQPS, from the exons ATGGCTCAACTGATCGACGCCTCGGAAGCGAAACAGAAACTTCAGGATCTCAAGGGCCGGATGCTGGCCCTGAAGGAGCATCTT GACTTAGCCGGCAAGAAAGAGGAGGCGGCCAGGCTGGAAAAGGAGACCATGGATCCGGAGTTCTGGAATGACCAGGCCCGGGCCAAGAAGGTCCAGAAAGAGCTTGGCCAGCTCCAGGACATCATCGCGGTCTGGGAAAAGAACTTCGAGGACCTGGAAGAGGCGGACATGCTGCTTGACATGGCCGTGGAGGAGCGGGACGCCGAGACCTACGACGAGGTGGTCTCGAGCCTGGACGAACTGCGCCAGCGGGTCGACGTGGTCGAAGTCCAGTGCATGTTCTCCGGCGAGCATGACATGAACAACGCCATCCTCACCATCCATGCCGGCGCCGGGGGTACCGAGGCCCAGGACTGGGTCGACATGCTCATGCGCATGTACCTGCGCTGGGCCGAGGACAAGGGCTTCAAGACCGACGTCCTCGACCACCTGCCCGGTGACGAGGCCGGGACCAAGTCGGTCACCATCCTCATCAAGGGCAAGTATGCCTTTGGCTATCTGCGTTCCGAAGTGGGCATCCATCGACTGGTGCGAATTTCACCCTTTGACACCTCTGGTCGCAGACATACCTCCTTTGCCTCGGTCATGGTCCTGCCCGAGCTCGATGATACCATCGAAATCGACATCAATGAAAAGGATCTGCGCATCGATACCTACCGGGCCAGCGGCGCCGGTGGCCAGCATGTCAACAAGACCGACTCGGCCATCCGCATCACCCATCTGCCCACCGGTATCGTGGTCCAGTGCCAGAACGAGCGCTCCCAGCACCGGAACAAGGACATGGCCATGAAGATGCTCATGGCCCGCCTCTACGAGAAGGAAAAAGAGGAACAGGCAAAGGAGCAGGAGAACCTCCACGGCGACAAGAAGGAGATCGCCTGGGGCAGCCAGATCCGTTCCTATGTGCTCCAGCCCTACCGGATGATCAAGGATCATCGCACCGATCATGAGGAGGGCAACGTGGATGCGGTCCTCGACGGCCGGCTGGATCCATTCATCAAATCCTACCTGCTCTGGCAGCCATCGTAG
- the lnt gene encoding apolipoprotein N-acyltransferase, giving the protein MVPSSSPVRLTGSALATAALLSLAMPGGAGAWMLLFVAFIPLLGISLHQTPRRAAFFGLVGGLVYHLVLLYWIVIVLGRYGGLPLWVAVPVLLVLALYMALYWGLFCLLLSFFAGRHFYRERPLSTMVWMAPLLWTGLEYGRGLLFSGFPWMDIGYGLAGQPGLIQAADLGGHYLVGFWLMLANSLIFYFVHRQRPGVEWNRRREQRVMMGLCCFFVFVAGYSLLRYRMLAPLVQRTLQARITVVQGNISQDRKWTPAFKASTVAAYERLSRQALDEHTSELVAWPETALPFYPQDDPLAARLYDFTRRENAWLLTGAPTYRRLAGQGPAGRDRITFFNSALLISPSGIVTGRYDKQHLVPFGEYVPLKKFLPFLEPVVESVGDFSPGTSLEPLAVGDMKIGVLICFESIFPELARQEVLRGANILVNLTNDAWYGRSSAPHQTFAMAIFRAVENRRSLVRAANTGISGFVDPLGNVLARTGLFEAAALTGNVPMYREQTLFTRSGYRFGAVCLAMIPTLLIFWRRR; this is encoded by the coding sequence ATGGTACCATCATCCAGTCCTGTGCGGTTGACGGGCTCTGCTCTGGCAACCGCTGCACTTCTCTCCCTGGCCATGCCCGGCGGAGCCGGAGCCTGGATGCTGCTTTTTGTCGCCTTTATTCCCCTGCTGGGTATCTCGCTTCATCAGACGCCCCGGCGTGCGGCCTTTTTCGGCCTGGTCGGCGGGCTGGTCTATCACCTGGTACTGCTCTACTGGATTGTCATTGTCCTTGGTCGTTATGGAGGCCTGCCCCTTTGGGTGGCTGTTCCCGTGCTTCTGGTCCTGGCCCTGTACATGGCCCTCTACTGGGGCCTGTTCTGTCTGCTTCTCAGCTTTTTCGCCGGCCGGCATTTCTACCGGGAACGTCCCCTGTCCACCATGGTGTGGATGGCGCCGCTGCTCTGGACCGGGCTCGAGTATGGCCGGGGCCTGCTCTTTTCCGGTTTTCCCTGGATGGATATCGGTTATGGCCTGGCCGGGCAGCCGGGGTTGATCCAGGCCGCGGACCTGGGCGGGCATTACCTGGTGGGCTTCTGGCTCATGCTGGCCAACAGCCTGATTTTCTATTTCGTGCACCGGCAGAGGCCCGGGGTGGAGTGGAACCGGCGCCGCGAGCAGCGGGTGATGATGGGCTTGTGCTGTTTTTTTGTCTTTGTGGCCGGGTATTCCCTGCTGCGCTACCGGATGCTGGCCCCGCTGGTCCAGCGGACCCTCCAGGCCCGGATCACCGTGGTCCAGGGGAATATCAGCCAGGACAGGAAGTGGACCCCGGCCTTCAAGGCCTCCACGGTGGCCGCCTATGAGCGTCTTTCCCGCCAGGCCCTGGACGAGCACACCTCGGAGCTGGTGGCCTGGCCCGAGACCGCGTTGCCGTTTTATCCCCAGGATGATCCTCTGGCCGCCAGGCTCTACGATTTCACCCGCCGGGAAAATGCCTGGCTGCTGACCGGGGCGCCCACCTACCGGCGGTTGGCCGGACAGGGCCCGGCCGGCAGGGACAGGATTACCTTCTTCAACTCTGCCCTGCTGATCTCGCCCTCGGGTATCGTTACCGGCCGCTACGACAAGCAGCATCTGGTACCGTTCGGGGAATATGTTCCCCTGAAAAAGTTTCTCCCCTTTCTCGAGCCGGTGGTGGAGAGTGTGGGTGATTTCTCGCCAGGTACCTCCCTGGAGCCGCTGGCGGTGGGCGACATGAAGATCGGGGTGCTGATCTGCTTCGAGTCCATCTTTCCCGAGCTGGCCCGCCAGGAGGTCCTGCGCGGGGCCAACATTCTCGTCAATCTGACCAATGACGCCTGGTACGGCCGGTCCAGCGCCCCGCATCAGACCTTTGCCATGGCCATCTTCCGTGCTGTCGAGAACCGCCGTTCCCTGGTGCGGGCCGCCAATACCGGCATTTCCGGGTTTGTCGACCCCCTGGGCAACGTCCTCGCGCGGACCGGGCTTTTCGAGGCCGCCGCTCTGACCGGGAATGTGCCCATGTACAGGGAGCAGACCCTTTTCACCCGTTCCGGTTATCGGTTCGGGGCCGTCTGTCTGGCCATGATCCCCACTCTGCTCATTTTCTGGCGCCGCCGCTAG
- a CDS encoding deoxyguanosinetriphosphate triphosphohydrolase, with translation MGTSIRKALEEQERRILSPYACLSCKSRGRLRDEPDHCDLRTVFQRDRDRIIHSKTFRRLKHKTQVFLAPAGDHYRTRLTHVLEVSQIARTIAVCLRLNEYLTEAIALGHDLGHTPFGHAGEFSLNQLHPGGFRHYIQSLRVVDFLENHGTGLNLTWEVRNGIIKHSKGYRDILPEDSSELPATLEGQAVRVADIIAYLNHDMDDALRAEMIRETDLPRHLRQVIGDNPSRRIDAMVRDLISETLRHDDGRLHLSSMMQETITELRTFLYDHVYRNHLVHAEFEKAQKIIKELYSFFMEHEFPNCSGIPFAERPVLKGVEDERKRHRLVCDFIAGMTDRYALDLYTHIFMPQPWSVL, from the coding sequence ATGGGAACGAGTATTCGTAAGGCACTGGAAGAACAGGAGCGGCGCATTCTGTCGCCGTACGCCTGTCTGAGCTGCAAGTCCCGGGGCCGGCTGCGGGACGAACCGGATCATTGTGATCTGCGAACGGTTTTCCAGCGTGATCGGGACCGGATTATTCATTCCAAGACCTTTCGCCGGCTCAAACACAAAACCCAGGTCTTCCTGGCCCCGGCCGGAGATCACTACCGGACCCGGCTCACCCATGTGCTGGAGGTCTCCCAGATAGCCCGGACCATTGCGGTCTGTCTGCGGCTCAACGAGTACCTGACCGAGGCCATTGCCCTTGGGCACGATCTCGGCCACACGCCCTTTGGCCATGCCGGTGAGTTCAGCCTCAACCAGCTCCATCCCGGCGGCTTCCGGCATTATATCCAGAGTCTGCGGGTGGTGGATTTCCTGGAAAATCATGGTACAGGGCTCAACCTGACCTGGGAAGTACGCAACGGGATCATCAAGCATTCCAAGGGATATCGTGATATTCTGCCCGAGGATTCCTCTGAACTGCCCGCAACCCTTGAGGGACAGGCGGTCCGGGTGGCTGACATCATCGCCTATCTCAATCATGACATGGACGATGCTCTGCGGGCCGAGATGATCAGGGAAACGGATCTGCCCCGTCATCTGCGTCAGGTGATCGGTGATAACCCGTCCCGCCGGATCGATGCCATGGTTCGGGACTTGATAAGCGAGACCCTGCGCCACGATGATGGCCGGCTGCACCTGAGTTCGATGATGCAGGAAACCATCACCGAACTGCGGACCTTTCTTTATGACCATGTGTACCGGAACCACCTGGTCCATGCAGAGTTCGAGAAGGCGCAGAAGATCATCAAGGAACTCTACAGTTTCTTCATGGAACACGAGTTTCCCAACTGCTCCGGCATCCCCTTTGCCGAGCGCCCGGTCCTGAAAGGGGTTGAGGATGAGCGGAAGCGGCACCGGCTGGTCTGCGATTTCATCGCCGGCATGACCGACCGGTACGCCCTGGATCTCTATACTCACATTTTCATGCCCCAGCCGTGGAGTGTGCTCTAG
- a CDS encoding hemolysin family protein, whose product MKTKETDQKTGPDKRFLARLRGLLRFNRPPDTTKELEQEIQELLEEGEEQGLISSQEERLINSIFDFRETVASEIMTPSVEMVCAEESTPLPELIRLVTEEGFTRIPIYRGNQDNIIGILHARDLLRICSRQDEGSVSLQPYLNPPTFIPESKPITELLRDFQAKKTHMAIVTDEFGGVRGLVTLEDVIEEIVGEIDDEHDQEERELLVVDERTIVVDAKIDIEEVESHFGIKLPEGPYESVGGLVIHQLSRVPQAGAEIRIGPLIFKVLAADKRRIKSVRIRREG is encoded by the coding sequence ATGAAAACAAAAGAAACCGACCAGAAAACTGGTCCAGACAAGCGTTTCCTGGCCCGGTTGCGGGGCCTGCTTCGCTTCAACCGACCGCCCGACACCACTAAGGAGCTGGAGCAGGAAATCCAGGAACTGCTGGAGGAGGGCGAAGAACAGGGACTGATCAGCTCCCAGGAAGAGCGGCTCATCAACTCGATTTTCGATTTCCGGGAAACCGTGGCCTCGGAGATCATGACTCCATCGGTGGAAATGGTCTGCGCCGAGGAGAGCACGCCCCTGCCCGAGCTTATCCGCCTGGTCACCGAGGAGGGTTTTACCAGGATTCCCATCTACCGGGGCAACCAGGACAACATCATCGGTATTCTCCATGCCCGGGACCTGCTGCGGATCTGCTCCCGCCAGGATGAGGGTTCCGTCTCCCTGCAGCCCTATCTCAATCCCCCCACCTTCATTCCGGAATCCAAGCCGATAACCGAGCTGCTGCGGGACTTTCAGGCCAAAAAGACCCACATGGCCATTGTCACTGACGAATTCGGCGGGGTGCGTGGCCTGGTCACTCTGGAAGATGTCATCGAGGAGATAGTCGGCGAGATCGATGATGAGCACGACCAGGAGGAACGGGAACTCCTGGTGGTGGATGAGCGGACCATCGTGGTGGATGCCAAGATCGATATCGAAGAGGTGGAAAGCCACTTCGGGATCAAACTGCCCGAGGGGCCCTATGAATCGGTGGGTGGTCTGGTCATCCATCAGCTCAGCCGGGTTCCCCAGGCCGGTGCCGAAATCCGGATCGGGCCACTGATCTTCAAGGTTCTGGCCGCTGACAAGCGGAGGATCAAGAGCGTCCGGATCCGGCGGGAAGGGTAG
- a CDS encoding (Fe-S)-binding protein, which produces MEQRDTLDKAVRDCAKCGSCSVVCPVYRVSGRESLTARGRLHLLGTELAGAASPRFQEIFSRCLLCGACESVCPRNLEVTEVVSLARSRFPRFYGPHGVVKELARMTLDHPALLQGLVRAGISLKRLQALPATSGLRIRLSILEEVSGSGMPEPHLEGQGAADTDPGIQYFTGCLARYLQPSVAGATQKLCRAATGMSAVAPGVQACCGLAAWSAGKRDQARELARQNIQAFGDSSGPILTSCASCSAHLKRYPELFPDDSSWQERAREFSRRVCEFSEFFLAHRQRVSFVARNGVPVFYHDPCHLRFSAPGREMPRKLIKTVAGAYLLNPERPGPCCGQGGLFHLGCPDLSDRIFTRAAESALAQGPELVVTTCSGCLMQWQQGMIRRGKPVAVTHLAVFLAGCLGQDTPELPREVVMEAE; this is translated from the coding sequence GTGGAACAGCGGGACACCCTCGACAAGGCGGTGCGGGACTGTGCCAAATGCGGATCCTGCTCAGTGGTCTGCCCGGTCTACCGGGTCAGTGGTCGGGAGTCGCTGACTGCGCGCGGCCGGCTCCATCTCCTGGGAACCGAGCTTGCCGGTGCTGCCTCGCCACGTTTTCAGGAGATCTTTTCCCGCTGTCTGCTCTGCGGCGCCTGTGAGTCGGTCTGCCCCCGTAACCTCGAAGTGACCGAGGTGGTCAGTCTGGCCCGGAGCCGGTTTCCCCGGTTTTACGGTCCCCATGGAGTGGTCAAGGAGCTGGCCCGGATGACTCTGGACCATCCTGCGCTTCTGCAGGGGTTGGTCCGGGCGGGTATCAGTCTTAAACGGCTGCAGGCCCTGCCCGCCACCAGCGGACTGCGGATAAGGCTGAGTATCCTCGAGGAAGTATCTGGTTCCGGCATGCCGGAACCGCATCTGGAAGGACAGGGCGCTGCGGATACGGACCCCGGGATCCAGTATTTCACCGGCTGCCTGGCCCGCTACCTGCAGCCCTCGGTGGCCGGGGCGACACAGAAACTGTGCCGGGCTGCCACGGGCATGTCCGCCGTGGCACCCGGGGTCCAGGCATGCTGCGGACTGGCCGCCTGGTCGGCCGGAAAACGCGACCAGGCCCGGGAGCTGGCCCGGCAAAACATCCAGGCCTTTGGTGATTCTTCCGGCCCGATCCTGACCTCATGCGCTTCCTGCTCGGCGCATCTGAAGCGATATCCGGAACTCTTCCCGGATGATTCCTCCTGGCAAGAGCGGGCCCGCGAATTCAGCCGCCGGGTGTGTGAGTTTTCAGAATTTTTCCTCGCTCACCGGCAGAGGGTCTCGTTTGTTGCCCGAAACGGGGTACCCGTTTTCTATCACGATCCCTGCCATCTCCGATTTTCCGCTCCTGGACGGGAAATGCCGAGAAAGCTGATCAAAACTGTGGCAGGGGCGTACCTGCTCAATCCGGAGCGCCCGGGGCCCTGCTGCGGCCAGGGAGGGCTTTTTCATCTCGGCTGTCCCGACCTGTCGGACCGTATCTTTACCAGAGCGGCAGAGAGCGCCCTGGCCCAGGGCCCGGAGCTGGTGGTGACCACCTGCTCCGGCTGCCTCATGCAGTGGCAGCAGGGCATGATTCGGCGCGGTAAACCGGTTGCCGTGACCCATCTTGCTGTTTTTCTGGCCGGTTGTCTTGGGCAGGATACGCCGGAACTCCCCAGGGAGGTTGTGATGGAGGCAGAGTAA